One segment of Eretmochelys imbricata isolate rEreImb1 chromosome 5, rEreImb1.hap1, whole genome shotgun sequence DNA contains the following:
- the TMEM8B gene encoding LOW QUALITY PROTEIN: transmembrane protein 8B (The sequence of the model RefSeq protein was modified relative to this genomic sequence to represent the inferred CDS: deleted 5 bases in 4 codons) has protein sequence MAAGGCGDGAGPGSAARGMARRLLLLLLLGAGPLADGLFVTDYFTRTPRKLSPFRSFASIELFHFRIPEDTLVAVWNLITFKEQGGTFGDRCPDRSVTVYFRSGAPPIIAPLHTHFPRDTAVPGSFTLTLTWSLPNRTTGVFNITSPLPGDWFLAAHLPKDEGKISVKGLYEECQYLFQPQLIVQRLVGIAVLYPGYISAQSIAPHNRSSLYKVFVPSHTSRVLVQVLGCRAGDPSAASCPLWLKVRAKAPPLHNSTALDCRERAPCQLALEQPLWHHWYYVLLEKALGVPGPIRFQLTVQLTDCSRPGLSRAPVLLPAAAMNMPQSFGALVSLSLGESLPPTAPKGTQPPPAGPPPGECCWPIRPTLRNELDTFSVHFYIFFGPNVSVPPNRPAVFGISLLPVLDSGGVLNLELKLNVSSLRGENVTVFGCLTHEVPLMAGDNASVTCETGSLAGFLLSVNSTASLARLRIPYPQTGSWYLSLRSLCATEHGRSRAWARGPAAGGAGRGAWLQAEPGRGRGDGLQAEPGVRAGTGLQQSRAWARVPAAGRAGRGRGYRLQAEPGVGAGTGCRRSRAVGAGTGCRRSRAWAVGTGCSRAGRGRGDWLQAELGRGRGDRLQRSRAWALGLAAGGAGRGRGHWLQTELGVGAGTGCRQSWAEPGVGRGDGLQAELGVGAGDGLQAELGVGTGGRQSRAWARGRAAGGAGPGRGDGLQAEPGLGTGTGCRQSRAEPGVGRGDGLQAEPGRARGDGLQAEPGVGAGYRLQAEPGCGRAYRLQAEPGVGAGTGCRRSRAWALGLAAGGAGRGRGHWLQAEPGAEPGRGRGDGLQAEPGVGRGDRLQAEPGVGAETGCRRSRAWARGPLQPESGVGAGTGCRQSRAWRGGPAAGRAGRGRGDRYRLQAELGCGRGGRAAGRAGRGHGDQLHPESGVGAGDRLQAEPGVGAGTGCRQSWAWGPAAGRAGRGDRDGCRQSRAVGVGTGGRQSRARFYHACDQPGIAVLCIMEYDVLQFCDFLGSLMSVWVTVIAMARLQPLAKQVLYLLGAMLLSMALQLDRHGLWNLLGPSLFAVGIMAIAWTARSIRRRHCYPPTWQRWAFYLGPGALIAAGAVLLYACVETEENYFYIHSIWHMLIAGSVGFLLPPRPKARAPGPPARRKGCGYRLCVKRAEELGLVGPATASVSSVCAS, from the exons ATGGCTGCGGGCGGCTGCGGGGATGGTGCGGGGCCGGGGAGCGCGGCGCGAGGCATGgcccggcggctgctgctgctgctgctgctcggcGCGGGGCCCCTGGCCG ACGGGCTCTTTGTGACTGATTACTTCACCCGCACGCCGCGCAAGCTGAGCCCCTTCCGCTCCTTTGCCAGCATCGAGCTCTTCCACTTCCGCATCCCTGAGGACACCCTGGTCGCCGTCTGGAACCTCATCACCTTCAAGGAGCAGGGCGGCACCTTCGGGGACCGGTGCCCGGACCGCAGCGTCACCGT GTATTTCCGCTCCGGGGCTCCCCCCATCATcgcccccctccacacccacttCCCCCGGGACACAGCCGTCCCCGGCTCCTTCACGCTCACCCTCACCTGGAGCCTGCCGAACCGCACCACCGGGGTGTTCAACATCACCAGCCCACTGCCCGGAGACTGGTTCCTGGCCGCCCACCTGCCCAAGGATGAGGGCAAGATCTCTGTCAAG GGTCTGTACGAGGAATGCCAATAcctgttccagccccagctcatcgtGCAGCGCCTCGTGGGGATCGCCGTGCTGTACCCCGGCTACATCAGTGCCCAGAGCATCGCGCCCCACAACCGCTCCAGCCTCTACAA GGTCTTTGTGCCCAGCCACACGTCGCGGGTGCTGGTGCAGGTGCTGGGCTGCCGGGCGGGGGACCCCAGCGCCGCGAGCTGCCCGCTCTGGCTGAAGGTGCGAGCCAAGGCCCCCCCGCTGCACAACTCCACCGCGCTGGACTGCCGGGAGCGGGCGCCCTGCCAGCTGGCCCTGGAGCAGCCCCTCTGGCACCACTGGTACTACGTGCTGCTGGAGAAGGCCCTGGGCGTGCCGGGCCCCATCCGCTTCCAGCTCACTGTGCAGCTCACAG ACTGCTCCAGGCCCGGTCTGTCCCGGGCCCCTGTCCTGCTCCCCGCTGCTGCCATGAACATGCCTCAGTCCTTCGGTGCCTTAGTCAGCCTGTCGCTGGGGGAGAGCCTGCCCCCCACCGCGCCGAAGGGCACCCAGCCGCCTCCAGCTGGGCCGCCCCCCGGCGAGTGCTGCTGGCCCATCCGGCCCACGCTGCGCAACGAGCTCGACACCTTCTCTGTCCACTTCTACATCTTCTTCGGGCCCAACGTCTCGGTGCCGCCCAACCGGCCCGCTGTCTTCGGCATTAGCCTGCTGCCGGTGCTGGACAGCGGGGGGGTGCTCAACCTGGAGCTCAAACTCAATGTG TCGTCCCTGCGGGGGGAGAACGTGACGGTCTTTGGGTGTCTGACCCACGAGGTCCCGCTGATGGCAGGAGACAACGCGTCTGTCACCTGTGAGACAG GGTCCCTGGCTGGGTTCCTGCTGTCTGTCAACAGCACGGCCAGCCTGGCCCGCTTACGGATCCCGTACCCCCAGACGGGCAGCTGGTACCTGAGCCTGCGTTCGCTCTGCGCCACGGAGCACGG GCGGAGCCGGGCGTGGGCGCGGGGACCGGCTGCAGGCGGAGCCGGGCGTggggcctggctgcaggcagagccggggCGTGGGCGCGGggacgggctgcaggcagagccgggcgtgCGCGCGGGGACGGGGCTGCAGCAGAGCCGGGCGTGGGCGCGGGTaccggctgcaggcagagccgggcgtggGCGCGGGTaccggctgcaggcagagccgggcgtggGCGCTGGGACTGGCTGCAGGCGGAGCCGGGCTGTGGGCGCTGGGACTGGCTGCAGGCGGAGCCGGGCGTGGGCGGTGGGCActggctgcagcagagctgggcgtGGGCGCGgggactggctgcaggcagagctgggccgTGGGCGCGGGGACCGGCTGCAGCGGAGCCGGGCGTGGGCGCTGGGACTGGCTGCAGGCGGAGCCGGGCGTGGGCGTGGGCACTGGCTGCAGACAGAGCTGGGCGTGGGCGCGgggactggctgcaggcagagctgg gcagagccgggcgtggGGCGCGGGGACGGGCTCCAGGCAGAGCTGGGCGTGGGCGCGGGggacgggctgcaggcagagctgggcgTGGGGACGGGCggcaggcagagccgggcgtggGCGCGGGGACGGGCTGCAGGCGGAGCCGGGCCTGGGCGCGGGGACGGGCTGCAGGCGGAGCCGGGCCTGGGCACGGGGaccggctgcaggcagagccgg gcagagccgggcgtTGGGCGCGGggacgggctgcaggcagagcccgGGCGTGCGCGCGGggacgggctgcaggcagagccgggcgtggGCGCGGGGTaccggctgcaggcagagccgggctgTGGGCGTGCGTaccggctgcaggcagagccgggcgtggGCGCAGGGACCGGCTGCAGGCGGAGCCGGGCGTGGGCGCTGGGACTGGCTGCAGGCGGAGCCGGGCGTGGGCGTGGgcactggctgcaggcagagccgggc gcagagccggggCGTGGGCGCGGggacgggctgcaggcagagccgggcgtCGGGCGCGGGGACCGGCTGCAGGCGGAGCCGGGCGTGGGCGCGGAGACCGGCTGCAGGCGGAGCCGGGCGTGGGCGCGGGGACCGCTGCAGCCAGAGTCGGGCGTGGGCGCGGGGaccggctgcaggcagagccgggcgtggCGCGGGGGaccggctgcaggcagagccgggcgtggGCGTGGGGACAGGTAccggctgcaggcagagctgggctgtgggcGTGGGGGACGGGCGGCAGGCAGAGCCGGGCGCGGGCACGGGGACCAGCTGCACCCAGAGTCGGGCGTGGGCGCGGGGGACCGGCTGCAGGCGGAGCCGGGCGTGGGCGCGGGGAccggctgcaggcagagctgggcgTGGGGaccggctgcaggcagagccgggcgtggGGACAGGGacggctgcaggcagagccgggctgTGGGCGTGGGGACGGGCGGCAGGCAGAGCCGGGCGCGG TTCTATCACGCCTGCGACCAGCCGGGCATCGCCGTGTTGTGCATCATGGAGTACGACGTGCTGCAGTTCTGCGACTTCCTGGGCTCCCTCATGTCCGTCTGGGTCACCGTCATCGCCATGGCGCGGCTCCAGCCCCTCGCCAAGCAG GTGCTGTACCTGCTGGGCGCCATGCTGCTCTCCATGGCCCTGCAGCTGGACCGCCACGGGCTCTGGAACCTCCTC GGGCCCAGTCTCTTCGCCGTGGGGATCATGGCTATCGCCTGG